One genomic window of Medicago truncatula cultivar Jemalong A17 chromosome 1, MtrunA17r5.0-ANR, whole genome shotgun sequence includes the following:
- the LOC25484111 gene encoding F-box protein CPR1: MVDLPPEILTGILSLLPAQSLLRFRSTSKSLQSLIDSHNFIKLHLQNFLNRSLILRHNFDFYQIEDFSNLTTGVKLNIPFTGPINRMSLLGSCNGLLCISSNAGIAFWNPNIRKHRIIPFPPIPTPQHHESNNNIYVGFCIHGFGFDPLTNDYKLIRISCFVGVQHSTFESHVRLFSFKTNSWKELPTMPYTLSYARRTMGDFVENSLHWVMTRKLDLLQPRAIVAFNLTLEIFNEVPFPEIGEDVNSESFQIGISVLEGCLCMIVNYQTAKIDVWVMKEYGCRDSWCKLFTLAESCFSLPLRALRILGYSSDRSMVLLQVDREKLFWYDLKSECVSYVEGIPRVDHAIICVGSLVQPSFPRKENQTSKRRDNFLSQGFKLKL, from the exons ATGGTGGATCTTCCGCCGGAGATACTTACCGGAATCCTCTCTCTGTTACCGGCACAATCCCTCCTCCGATTCCGTTCAACGTCGAAATCACTTCAATCCCTAATCGATTCCCATAACTTCATCAAACTTCACCTCCAAAATTTCCTCAATCGTTCCTTAATCCTTCGACACAACTTTGATTTCTACCAAATCGAAGATTTCTCTAACCTAACCACCGGCGTTAAACTCAACATTCCTTTCACAGGTCCCATCAACCGCATGTCTCTTCTAGGTTCATGTAACGGCCTTCTCTGCATTTCCTCCAATGCTGGAATCGCTTTCTGGAACCCTAACATCCGTAAACACCGGATTATCCCCTTTCCTCCTATTCCTACTCCTCAACACCATGAATCTAACAACAACATTTACGTCGGCTTTTGCATTCACGGCTTCGGTTTTGATCCATTGACCAACGATTACAAACTCATCAGAATCTCTTGCTTCGTTGGGGTACAACACTCTACTTTTGAATCACATGTTAGACTCTTCAGCTTCAAAACAAACTCGTGGAAAGAACTTCCTACTATGCCTTACACTCTTTCCTATGCTCGAAGAACAATGGGGGATTTTGTTGAGAATTCCCTTCACTGGGTAATGACTCGGAAACTTGATCTGTTGCAACCTCGTGCAATTGTCGCGTTTAACCTAACACTCGAGATTTTCAATGAGGTTCCTTTTCCTGAAATAGGTGAAGATGTTAATAGTGAGAGTTTTCAAATTGGTATTTCGGTTCTGGAAGGGTGTCTTTGTATGATTGTGAATTATCAAACTGCTAAAATTGATGTTTGGGTGATGAAAGAATATGGATGTAGAGATAGCTGGTGTAAACTTTTTACTTTGGCTGAATCGTGTTTCAGTTTACCTTTGAGAGCTTTGAGGATTTTAGGTTATTCGAGCGATAGAAGTATGGTTCTGTTGCAAGTAGATCGTGAGAAGCTGTTTTGGTATGATCTCAAGAGTGAATGTGTTAGTTATGTTGAAGGAATTCCTAGGGTGGATCATGCCATCATTTGTGTTGGAAGTCTTGTACAACCTTCTTTCCCCAGGAAGGAGAATCAAACAAGCAAGAGAAG GGATAACTTCTTGTCCCAAGGATTTAAACTGAAATTGTAA
- the LOC25484115 gene encoding heat shock cognate 70 kDa protein, which translates to MENAFRSIIKYPNSGMDSLLHPIPFRSIPFRSISLRSIMFHQSKQSLKCSVLIRVYEGERARASDNYLLGSFGTPCLPCPRGQPLEVCFSIDENGILTVTAKEISTDNMNVITITNGKERLSTLEIEKMIKEAEKYHVEDMQFVRKANVMSALDSCVYNMKNTLKKKVVNLMLFPSRK; encoded by the exons atggaaAATGCATTCCGCTCCATCATAAAATACCCAAACAGTGGAATGGACTCTCTGCTCCATCCCATTCCATTCCGCTCCATTCCATTCCGTTCCATTTCACTCCGCTCCATTATgttccatcaatccaaacagagccttaag TGCAGCGTCTTGATTAGGGTATATGAGGGTGAGAGAGCAAGAGCTAGTGACAATTATCTGCTTGGTTCATTTGGGACTCCTTGTCTTCCATGTCCCCGTGGCCAGCCCTTGGAGGTATGCTTTTCCATTGATGAAAATGGCATCCTAACTGTTACTGCTAAGGAAATATCTACTGACAATATGAATGTGATCACCATTACTAATGGCAAAGAAAGGTTATCAACgttagaaattgaaaaaatgattaaagaagCTGAGAAATACCATGTGGAAGATATGCAATTCGTAAGGAAGGCCAATGTAATGAGTGCATTAGATTCTTGTGTTTACAATATGAAGAATACATTAAAGAAGAAGGTTGTTAATTTGATGCTCTTCCCATCAAGAAAGTGA
- the LOC25484113 gene encoding F-box protein CPR1 has protein sequence MADLPPEILTGILSLLPVQSLLRFRSTSKSLQSLIDSHNFIKLHLQNSLNRSLILRHNSVFYQINDFSNLTTRIKLNLPFKLPNNNISLFSSCNGLLFITTNVGIAFWNPNIRKHQNIPNLPISIPPPRSGNVHFLSCVHGFGFDPLNVDYKLLRISCIVDPQYSTSDSHVRLFSSKMNSWKDLPSMPYALSYPRTEGVFVENSLHWIMTRKLGQLQSRVIVAFNLTHEIFNEVPFPEIGEEVNSESFEIGVAVLEGCLCMIVNYQTVKIDVWVMKEYGCRDSWCELFTLAESCFILPLKTLWPLAYSSDGSMVLLEVDCEKLFWYDLKSEQVSCVEGIPNFDQAMICVGSLVPPSFPRKENYTSKRRDDFLSRGFKLKL, from the exons ATGGCGGATCTTCCGCCGGAGATACTTACCGGTATCCTCTCTCTGTTACCGGTACAATCCCTCCTCCGATTCCGTTCAACCTCAAAATCACTTCAATCCCTAATCGATTCTCACAACTTCATCAAACTTCACCTCCAAAATTCCCTCAATCGTTCCTTAATCCTTCGACACAACTCTGTTTTCTACCAAATCAACGATTTCTCTAACCTAACCACCCGCATTAAACTCAATCTTCCTTTCAAACTccccaacaacaacatctcTCTGTTCAGTTCATGTAACGGCCTTCTCTTCATTACCACCAATGTCGGAATCGCTTTCTGGAACCCTAACATCCGTAAACATCAGAATATTCCTAATCTCCCTATTTCTATTCCTCCTCCTCGTTCTGGCAACGTCCACTTTCTCTCATGTGTTCACGGCTTTGGTTTTGATCCGTTAAACGTCGATTACAAACTCCTCAGAATCTCTTGTATCGTTGATCCACAATACTCTACTTCTGATTCACATGTGAGACTCTTCAGCTCGAAAATGAACTCGTGGAAAGACCTTCCTAGTATGCCGTACGCTCTTTCCTATCCTCGAACAGAGGGGGTTTTTGTTGAGAATTCTCTTCACTGGATAATGACTCGGAAACTTGGTCAGTTGCAATCTCGTGTAATTGTTGCGTTTAACCTAACACACGAGATTTTCAATGAGGTTCCTTTTCCTGAAATAGGTGAAGAAGTGAATAGTGAGAGTTTTGAAATTGGTGTTGCGGTTTTGGAAGGGTGTCTTTGTATGATTGTGAATTATCAAACTGTTAAAATTGATGTTTGGGTGATGAAAGAATATGGATGTAGAGATAGCTGGTGTGAACTTTTTACTTTGGCGGAATCATGTTTCATTTTACCTTTGAAAACTTTGTGGCCTTTAGCTTATTCGAGCGATGGAAGTATGGTTCTGTTGGAAGTAGATTGTGAGAAGCTGTTTTGGTATGATCTCAAGAGTGAACAAGTTAGTTGTGTTGAAGGAATTCCTAATTTCGATCAAGCTATGATTTGTGTTGGAAGTCTTGTGCCACCTTCCTTCCCCAGGAAAGAGAATTATACAAGCAAGAGAAG GGATGACTTCTTGTCCCGAGgatttaaattgaaattgtaa